Proteins encoded together in one Lathyrus oleraceus cultivar Zhongwan6 chromosome 5, CAAS_Psat_ZW6_1.0, whole genome shotgun sequence window:
- the LOC127081836 gene encoding glycine-rich cell wall structural protein 1.0 — MDLDLGEKKGAKISVYEELKECYKHEKGGTKMILEPLHDGNCKEKGGGEYGDSGFGVIGGDGSQGGGSRGGIGRDGEKGGGSGSDGDDYGGGGSGS; from the exons ATGGATTTAGATTTAGGGGAGAAGAAAG GTGCAAAGATAAGTGTCTATGAAGAGCTTAAGGAATGTTACAAGCATGAAAAAG GTGGAACAAAAATGATTTTGGAGCCACTTCATGATGGAAACTGTAAGGAAAAAGGAGGTGGAGAGTATGGTGATAGCGGATTTGGTGTTATTGGTGGCGATGGCAGTCAAGGAGGAGGTAGTAGAGGTGGAATAGGGAGAGATGGGGAAAAAGGAGGTGGAAGTGGTAGTGATGGAGATGATTATGGTGGTGGAGGAAGTGGAAGTTGA
- the LOC127081837 gene encoding glycine-rich RNA-binding protein 10-like, translated as MVNAVVVEEIMVVQQMVLVKEVKVGEIVVVEEVVIVNTTVKKEIVVVEVEEDMGKVGGGSGEGGGKWGDYGGGTNGGKCTGSGGDYGGGSGSSNGGNYGCGGSGHGFGGGSRRDDNENGRGGESK; from the exons ATGGTAAATGCAGTGGTAGTGGAGGAGATTATGGTGGTGCAACAAATGGTGCTGGTAAAGGAAGTGAAAGTGGGGGAGATTGTGGTGGTGGAAGAAGTGGTGATTGTAAATACAACGGTAAAGAAGGAGATTGTGGTGGTGGAAGTGGAGGAGGATATGGGGAAGGTGGG TGGTGGAAGTGGAGAAGGTGGTGGTAAATGGGGAGATTATGGTGGTGGAACAAATGGTGGTAAATGCACTGGTAGTGGAGGAGATTATGGTGGTGGAAGTGGTAGCAGTAACGGAGGAAATTATGGTTGTGGAGGTAGTGGCCATGGGTTTGGTGGTGGAAGTAGACGAGACGATAATGAAAATGGAAGAGGTGGTGAAAGCAAATGA